Within Metabacillus sp. KUDC1714, the genomic segment GGAGAAATTGAATTATTATCTAAAATAGCTAAGCCAGATGTAGCGGTAATTACTAATATCGGTGAAGCACATTTATTGGATTTAGGTTCAAGAGAGGGAATTGCAGAGGCGAAGCTGGAAATTGTCAAAGGACTAAAGAAAGATGGTCTTTTTATTTACTATGGTGATGAACCGTTATTACAAGACCGAGTACCTTCATTATCTCTTTCTACCGTTACTTTCGGAGAGAGCCATAAAAATGATTACTTCCCTACAAATATTATTCAGGAGTTAAATGGAACATCCTTTAAAATCAAAGATACAGAATACTTTATTCCTGTTCTTGGTAAGCATAATGTGTGTAATGCGTTAGCAGCATATGCAGTAGCAAGCTATTTTGAAGTGAAAAATGAAGCAATTATTGAAGGATTCAGTGCCATTAAAATATCAGGAATGCGTTTAGAGTTAGTGCAAGGGGAAAATGGGGTATCTGTTATTAATGATGCATACAATGCAAGTCCGACTTCAATGCTAGCAGCGATTAACTTACTTGAAGATATGAAAGGGTTTAATCAAAAGTTTGTTGTTCTTGGAGACATGCTTGAGTTAGGTGAAAATGAAAAGGAATTTCATCAAAAAGTTGGAGAATCAATTAAACAGGATAAGATTTCTCACATTTTTACCTATGGGAAATTGGGGCGAGAAATTGCAAATGGTGCGAAACAAAATCGGTCAGACGAATATATTCACCATTATGACGATAAACAGGCTTTAATTGAGCAATTAAAAACGATGGTTAACGAAAAGGATGTAGTGCTTGTTAAGGCATCACGTGGAATGAAACTCGAAGAAGTTGT encodes:
- a CDS encoding UDP-N-acetylmuramoyl-tripeptide--D-alanyl-D-alanine ligase, with the translated sequence MIQRTLTEIEAMVNGSGLHVKFLNQQINGVTTDSRHVEKGNLFFPLVGDKFNGHKFVDKAIEKGAAAVIWAESEINPPENVPVILVKDTLTALQDLAKGYLEQLKPKVVGITGSNGKTTTKDMIAAVLETTYKVHKTKGNFNNHIGLPLTILSMAEDTEIAILEMGMSASGEIELLSKIAKPDVAVITNIGEAHLLDLGSREGIAEAKLEIVKGLKKDGLFIYYGDEPLLQDRVPSLSLSTVTFGESHKNDYFPTNIIQELNGTSFKIKDTEYFIPVLGKHNVCNALAAYAVASYFEVKNEAIIEGFSAIKISGMRLELVQGENGVSVINDAYNASPTSMLAAINLLEDMKGFNQKFVVLGDMLELGENEKEFHQKVGESIKQDKISHIFTYGKLGREIANGAKQNRSDEYIHHYDDKQALIEQLKTMVNEKDVVLVKASRGMKLEEVVNSLI